A window of the Falco rusticolus isolate bFalRus1 chromosome 1, bFalRus1.pri, whole genome shotgun sequence genome harbors these coding sequences:
- the LOC119153510 gene encoding C-C motif chemokine 4 homolog: protein MKVLVAALAVLIAIFCYQTSAAPIGSDPPTSCCFSYTARQLPRSFVVEYYETNSQCSQPAVVFVTKKGREVCANPDQEWVQQYMNELELN from the exons ATGAAGGTCCTTGTGGCTGCCCTCGCTGTTCTCATTGCCATCTTCTGCTATCAAACCTCTGCTGCACCAA TTGGCTCCGACCCACCGAcctcctgctgcttcagctACACCGCCCGGCAGCTGCCCCGCAGCTTCGTGGTGGAGTACTACGAGACCAACAGCCAGTGCTCCCAGCCGGCCGTTGT GTTTGTCACGAAGAAGGGCCGCGAGGTCTGTGCCAACCCCGACCAGGAGTGGGTCCAGCAGTACATGAACGAGCTGGAGCTGAACTGA
- the LOC119154306 gene encoding C-C motif chemokine 4-like: MKVSPAIFALLLITASCSQTFCGPAGSDLPVCCFSYTSRKLPQKLILRYYSTSTSCTLPAIVFITKKGRQVCANPSDTWVQSYLQNLDQN; this comes from the exons ATGAAGGTCTCTCCAGCCATTTTTGCTCTTCTCCTCATCACAGCCTCTTGCTCCCAAACTTTCTGTGGCCCAG CTGGATCTGACCTCCCagtctgctgcttctcttaCACATCCCGCAAGCTCCCGCAGAAGCTCATCTTGCGCTATTAtagcaccagcaccagctgcaccCTGCCGGCCATCGT GTTCATCACAAAGAAAGGCCGCCAGGTCTGTGCAAATCCTAGTGACACCTGGGTTCAAAGTTACCTACAAAACTTGGACCAGAACTGA
- the LOC119153502 gene encoding C-C motif chemokine 5-like yields MNASTVCLSIILVAALFSQASPAPFGADTTVCCFSYTLRKLPQSHVKDYFYTSSKCSQPAVVFITRKDREVCANPDAKWVKEYVNALELQ; encoded by the exons ATGAACGCCTCCACAGTGTGCCTCTCCATCATCCTTGTTGCTGCCCTCTTTTCTCAGGCCTCTCCTGCTCCAT TTGGGGCTGACACAACTGTGTGTTGCTTCAGCTACACCTTACGAAAGCTGCCCCAGAGTCATGTGAAGGATTATTTCTACACCAGCAGCAAGTGCTCACAGCCAGCAGTTGT GTTCATCACCAGGAAGGACCGGGAGGTCTGTGCTAACCCTGATGCCAAGTGGGTGAAGGAATACGTGAACGCCCTGGAGCTGCAGTGA